The following are encoded in a window of Clostridium thermarum genomic DNA:
- a CDS encoding DUF3021 family protein, with amino-acid sequence MKRFMELVVQFKLVWGLIFTASILLYTVYGLFTGQTTMDFVLIWQFVVITMVLVLIHFLIFGEYILTSLKTKYKILIHYLLCYIASFISSNILKWVDISKAESVVIFTGVYTAIYLMMSFSLYAYYKGTGEQLNDKLAAYKQNKKIKGEEK; translated from the coding sequence ATGAAAAGATTCATGGAGTTAGTGGTTCAATTTAAACTGGTATGGGGACTAATCTTTACTGCATCAATTCTTTTATATACAGTTTACGGCTTATTTACGGGACAAACCACTATGGATTTTGTGTTGATATGGCAATTTGTTGTGATTACTATGGTTCTAGTACTCATACATTTTCTCATATTTGGTGAGTATATACTGACATCACTTAAAACTAAGTATAAAATACTAATTCATTACTTGTTGTGCTATATAGCATCATTTATATCTTCTAATATCCTTAAGTGGGTAGATATTTCAAAGGCTGAAAGTGTAGTGATTTTTACAGGGGTATATACCGCAATATACTTGATGATGAGCTTTTCTCTGTATGCTTATTACAAGGGGACAGGGGAACAGTTAAATGATAAATTGGCAGCATATAAGCAAAATAAAAAGATAAAGGGGGAGGAGAAATGA
- a CDS encoding ABC transporter permease subunit, protein MNIFKMEVKKGLKSLFIWSMICTLLILLFMSMFPSMKDSGMQELVDTKLGAMPEALKEAFGLKDAPNFSKLNEYFAYVFQYIMMAGTVYAALLGAKALIKEESEGTIEFLYAQPVTRTKIVTMKLLSSLVLFYLFIMIIAIVAILVSLTVKPADLQTVDMFLDIKTLFSGFFLVGMVFMAVGFIISVFVPHLRFAMPIATGTFFVTYLLGVFADMIEELSFLKYFSPFHYAMPSDLVRKGMEGTNIALALTIILLCIAASYIVYRKKDFRI, encoded by the coding sequence ATGAATATATTTAAGATGGAAGTAAAAAAAGGCTTAAAATCTTTATTTATATGGAGCATGATTTGTACACTATTAATCCTGCTATTTATGTCCATGTTTCCTTCCATGAAGGATAGCGGAATGCAAGAGCTGGTGGATACAAAACTGGGGGCAATGCCTGAGGCCCTAAAGGAAGCCTTCGGGTTAAAGGATGCTCCAAATTTCTCTAAGTTAAATGAATACTTTGCCTATGTATTTCAATATATAATGATGGCTGGGACCGTATATGCCGCTCTGCTTGGTGCTAAGGCCCTTATAAAAGAAGAAAGTGAGGGCACTATAGAATTTCTCTATGCTCAGCCGGTTACCAGAACTAAAATAGTTACAATGAAGCTTTTGTCCTCCTTGGTGTTATTTTATTTGTTTATAATGATTATAGCCATAGTTGCAATTTTAGTATCTCTTACGGTTAAACCGGCGGATCTTCAGACAGTTGACATGTTTCTGGATATAAAAACCTTGTTTTCAGGGTTCTTTTTAGTAGGAATGGTATTTATGGCAGTTGGTTTTATAATATCTGTTTTTGTTCCACACTTAAGATTTGCAATGCCTATAGCTACAGGAACTTTCTTTGTAACTTATCTGCTGGGGGTTTTTGCTGATATGATTGAGGAGCTTAGCTTCCTAAAGTATTTTTCGCCTTTTCACTATGCTATGCCTTCGGACCTTGTAAGGAAGGGCATGGAGGGGACCAATATTGCATTAGCTTTGACAATAATCCTTCTGTGTATAGCAGCTTCTTATATTGTATATAGAAAGAAAGATTTTAGGATATAA
- a CDS encoding LytTR family DNA-binding domain-containing protein has protein sequence MNVIIDESHNYEETEVIIKCSKIDEEIKKLVSILKAPEEKIMGVLNGVTHLIDPQDIFYFESVDKKTFIYTETQVLETHLRLYELEEKLGKQDFFRASKSTIINISRIKKLSPRFNGRLDVLLENDEKLVVSRQYVPVLKEILGL, from the coding sequence GTGAATGTTATTATAGATGAATCACATAATTATGAGGAAACAGAAGTTATAATAAAATGTTCGAAAATCGATGAAGAGATTAAAAAGTTAGTTTCTATTCTCAAGGCCCCGGAGGAAAAGATTATGGGCGTATTAAATGGGGTTACCCATCTTATAGACCCTCAGGATATTTTTTATTTTGAGAGTGTAGACAAGAAAACCTTTATATATACAGAGACACAGGTGTTAGAGACTCACTTAAGACTATATGAGTTGGAAGAGAAATTAGGAAAACAAGATTTCTTTAGGGCTAGTAAATCTACCATAATCAATATCTCCAGAATTAAAAAACTATCACCAAGGTTTAACGGCAGATTGGATGTGCTCTTAGAAAATGATGAGAAGTTAGTAGTATCCAGGCAGTATGTACCGGTACTAAAAGAAATTCTTGGCTTATAG
- a CDS encoding Imm17 family immunity protein: protein MKIFIFGAAALCLLASAFNWDWFFNNRRACFFVKIFGRNGARIFYVILVFILIYTGFMANLQ from the coding sequence GTGAAGATATTTATATTTGGTGCAGCAGCTCTGTGCTTGTTGGCATCAGCTTTTAACTGGGATTGGTTTTTTAATAATAGACGAGCCTGCTTTTTTGTCAAGATATTTGGAAGGAACGGTGCAAGAATTTTCTATGTAATATTGGTTTTTATTCTTATATATACAGGCTTTATGGCCAACTTACAATAG
- a CDS encoding class I tRNA ligase family protein, protein MINSGWGSEADKTNELLPMGMRTQAHEIIRTWAFYTIVRSLFHTGKLPWKDIMICGFVLAKKGEKISKSKNNSVSSPKELIEKYSADALRYWSAGARLGTDTMFSEDELKASNRFLTKLWNAAKFCIIQPEDYKDNKPEELLPIDQWILEKLNKVEKLAIKSLNQYEIGLAKHDIDEFFWSDFCDNYLEIVKDRLYKPEVHGEGERLSGQYTLYTVLLELLKLYAIYVPHITEEIYQSFFKDFEKTTSVHMMQWNMHHETQMIIYYPLEKTSKL, encoded by the coding sequence TTGATAAATTCCGGTTGGGGATCTGAAGCTGATAAGACCAATGAACTTCTTCCTATGGGCATGAGAACACAAGCCCATGAGATAATAAGAACTTGGGCCTTCTATACAATAGTTAGAAGCCTATTCCATACCGGGAAGCTTCCTTGGAAGGATATAATGATCTGCGGCTTCGTATTAGCTAAAAAAGGTGAGAAAATCAGTAAATCCAAAAACAATTCTGTATCCTCCCCAAAGGAATTAATTGAAAAATACTCCGCAGATGCTCTGCGATATTGGTCCGCCGGAGCAAGGCTAGGCACAGACACCATGTTCTCTGAAGATGAACTGAAAGCTTCTAACAGATTTTTAACTAAACTGTGGAACGCGGCAAAATTTTGTATTATACAGCCGGAAGACTATAAGGATAATAAGCCTGAGGAGTTACTACCCATAGACCAATGGATATTAGAAAAGCTTAACAAGGTAGAAAAGCTGGCCATTAAGAGTTTAAATCAATATGAGATAGGCTTGGCTAAACATGATATAGACGAATTTTTCTGGAGTGACTTCTGTGATAATTATCTTGAAATAGTAAAGGACAGACTATACAAGCCGGAAGTTCATGGAGAAGGGGAAAGATTGTCCGGACAATATACTTTATATACCGTACTCTTAGAACTTCTGAAGCTTTATGCAATATATGTACCTCATATAACCGAGGAAATCTATCAGTCATTTTTTAAGGACTTTGAAAAAACCACTTCAGTTCATATGATGCAGTGGAACATGCACCACGAGACTCAGATGATAATATATTATCCTTTGGAGAAAACATCAAAGCTCTGA
- a CDS encoding VanW family protein, with amino-acid sequence MGYIDKKPIKRSKIRLFLGKMYYSGKRYRQWYFSGIKYSKNLVEEKYPYVIFTHSTPLIRKLKDVDMRLQYNKVTNLRLAVKNLNHIVIKPGETFSYWKLIGKTSYKKGYLDGFGFVCRRNFEGRSGRWSLPTFKPDILDDFAHRTDSNRKT; translated from the coding sequence ATGGGTTATATTGACAAAAAGCCAATAAAGAGGTCAAAAATCAGATTGTTTTTGGGGAAAATGTATTATTCAGGTAAAAGGTACAGACAGTGGTACTTCAGTGGGATTAAATATTCAAAGAACCTAGTTGAAGAAAAATATCCATATGTTATCTTTACACACAGTACACCATTGATAAGAAAGCTTAAAGACGTGGACATGCGGCTCCAGTACAATAAAGTCACAAACCTCAGGCTTGCTGTTAAAAACCTCAATCACATAGTAATAAAACCCGGGGAGACATTTTCCTATTGGAAGCTCATTGGCAAGACCTCCTACAAAAAGGGCTATTTAGACGGCTTTGGTTTTGTGTGCAGACGGAACTTTGAAGGCCGGAGTGGGAGGTGGTCTCTGCCAACTTTCAAACCTGATATACTGGATGACTTTGCACACAGAACTGACAGTAATAGAAAGACATAG
- a CDS encoding immunoglobulin-like domain-containing protein, translating to MSTENEEYSTSVNEIKVTIRNQDSSNISFSGYYRIEKFQDDSWYVVPFIKDVAFTMESYVLKPAETYEFTLKYNS from the coding sequence ATGAGCACTGAAAATGAAGAATACAGTACATCAGTTAATGAGATAAAAGTAACCATTAGAAATCAAGATTCTTCTAATATTTCATTCAGTGGTTACTATAGAATCGAAAAGTTTCAAGATGATAGTTGGTACGTTGTACCATTTATAAAAGATGTAGCTTTTACGATGGAATCATATGTATTAAAGCCTGCAGAGACTTATGAATTTACGTTAAAGTATAATTCCTGA
- a CDS encoding class I SAM-dependent methyltransferase: MLFIAFYIWGGDTIDMYRYGAEWTGTDISENEIDEAKRLAKENNMNINFFTAAAESTNLDSNYFDVITACQCFVYFDKSKVLPEISGMLKHNGRFLILFISEDIYIWCSSSVLVGISF, from the coding sequence ATTCTTTTTATAGCTTTTTATATATGGGGGGGCGATACTATTGATATGTATAGGTATGGGGCAGAGTGGACCGGTACAGATATTTCTGAAAATGAAATTGATGAGGCTAAAAGACTTGCCAAAGAGAACAATATGAATATTAATTTCTTTACTGCCGCTGCAGAGAGTACAAACTTAGACAGTAATTATTTTGATGTTATTACAGCGTGTCAATGCTTTGTGTATTTTGACAAAAGCAAAGTATTACCGGAAATTTCTGGAATGTTAAAACACAATGGCAGATTTCTAATTTTATTCATTAGTGAAGATATTTATATTTGGTGCAGCAGCTCTGTGCTTGTTGGCATCAGCTTTTAA
- a CDS encoding ABC transporter ATP-binding protein has product MSIIEIKGLTKSYGKNRGINDVNLTVNKGEIFGFIGPNGAGKSTTIKLLLNFIFPTSGEARILGMDCVTEVEKIKENVGYVPSEVRYYDNMTVQELINYAKSFRKNADNGYVEDLCKIFEVELTKNIAQLSLGNKKKVAIVQALLHKPQLLILDEPTNGLDPLIQQKLFSILLKLKEKGTTIFLSSHNLTEVEEFCDRVAIIKEGKIIEVRSISDFSHKKIKCINLRVKEDISEQLKAAGAEKLVRDKNSISFNYAGDINEILSVISKYKLDDLTIEEKKLSEVFMSYYEEDN; this is encoded by the coding sequence ATGAGTATTATTGAGATAAAGGGTTTAACAAAGTCCTATGGAAAAAACCGTGGTATAAATGATGTTAATTTAACAGTAAATAAGGGTGAAATATTTGGTTTTATTGGACCAAACGGAGCTGGAAAGTCTACAACCATCAAGCTGCTTTTAAATTTTATTTTTCCAACATCCGGAGAGGCCAGGATTTTAGGGATGGATTGTGTAACAGAAGTAGAAAAGATTAAGGAGAATGTGGGTTATGTACCTAGTGAAGTAAGATACTATGATAACATGACGGTACAGGAGTTGATCAATTATGCAAAGTCCTTCAGGAAGAATGCAGATAATGGATATGTGGAAGACCTATGCAAAATCTTCGAGGTAGAGCTCACAAAAAATATTGCTCAGTTATCCTTGGGAAACAAAAAGAAGGTTGCCATTGTTCAGGCGCTTCTTCATAAACCGCAGTTATTGATTTTAGACGAACCCACTAATGGTTTAGATCCGTTAATTCAGCAAAAGCTTTTTAGTATTTTGCTTAAACTTAAAGAAAAAGGAACAACAATTTTTCTATCAAGTCATAATCTTACGGAGGTAGAAGAGTTCTGTGATAGAGTGGCAATTATTAAAGAAGGTAAAATAATAGAAGTAAGAAGCATTTCAGATTTTTCGCACAAAAAGATTAAATGTATAAACTTGAGAGTTAAAGAGGATATAAGTGAACAGTTAAAGGCTGCAGGTGCTGAAAAGTTAGTACGGGATAAGAATAGCATTTCCTTTAACTATGCCGGAGATATAAATGAAATTCTCTCTGTAATAAGCAAATATAAGCTTGATGATTTGACTATAGAGGAAAAGAAGTTGTCTGAGGTTTTCATGAGTTACTATGAGGAGGATAATTAA
- a CDS encoding VanW family protein, which yields MGGGLCQLSNLIYWMTLHTELTVIERHRHSHDVFPDVNRKQPFGTGATCSYNSLDLQIKNNTEKEFQLIVYLTDKELAGEWRCSEPSVYRYEVYEKEHSITPGLFGGYIRNNVIYRKIYDNIGLIKDEYVTENHAYMLYNPYLNENTKLEDVVNQI from the coding sequence GTGGGAGGTGGTCTCTGCCAACTTTCAAACCTGATATACTGGATGACTTTGCACACAGAACTGACAGTAATAGAAAGACATAGGCACAGTCATGATGTATTTCCTGATGTAAACAGAAAACAGCCCTTTGGCACCGGAGCCACTTGCTCTTACAATTCCTTAGACTTACAAATAAAAAATAACACAGAGAAAGAATTTCAGCTCATAGTTTATCTGACAGATAAAGAACTTGCTGGAGAGTGGAGGTGCTCAGAACCTTCTGTTTATAGATATGAAGTATATGAAAAGGAACACTCAATAACTCCGGGACTCTTTGGGGGCTATATAAGAAACAATGTTATATATAGGAAGATATATGATAATATTGGTTTGATTAAAGATGAATATGTTACAGAGAACCATGCATATATGTTATACAATCCATATTTGAATGAAAATACAAAGTTAGAAGATGTGGTTAATCAAATCTAA
- a CDS encoding RtcB family protein produces the protein MIEIKGKYNTAKVYTDNLEPEVISQVIELCNQEFCKGSKIAIMPDTHAGKGCVIGFTADLGDMVIPNIVGVDIGCGMLTVELGKLELDLEELDNVIRKWVPSGMEVHPGRIIRFPKLQDLHCYRDLKETKRIERSIGTLGGGNHFIETDKDDEGNIYLVIHSGSRNLGKQVAEIYQNLAIDLCSGKEDYYIQRENIISEYKKEGKRNLIEKALKELKQKYDNLLPSYPKDLCFLTGVYRERYLHDMNICQEYAVLNRETMAGIILSKLLGKELSDFKYFHTIHNYINFKDNIIRKGSISAYEGEMVLIPINMRDGSILAVGKGNADWNYSAPHGAGRLMSRSKAKESLTLEEYQKSMEGIFTTSVNYSTLDEAPMAYKPMEEIINNIGDTVEILKIIKPIYNFKAGV, from the coding sequence ATGATTGAGATAAAAGGTAAATATAATACCGCAAAGGTTTATACTGATAATTTGGAACCTGAAGTTATTTCTCAGGTGATTGAGTTGTGTAATCAGGAGTTTTGCAAGGGCAGCAAGATAGCCATTATGCCGGACACCCATGCCGGTAAGGGCTGTGTTATAGGTTTTACCGCAGATTTAGGAGATATGGTTATACCCAACATTGTTGGTGTGGACATCGGCTGTGGAATGCTCACGGTGGAATTGGGTAAGCTGGAGTTAGATTTAGAGGAACTGGACAATGTTATCCGCAAGTGGGTTCCTTCCGGTATGGAGGTTCATCCGGGTAGGATAATTAGATTTCCAAAGCTGCAGGACCTTCACTGCTATAGGGACTTAAAGGAAACCAAAAGAATTGAGAGGAGCATAGGAACCTTAGGCGGGGGCAATCACTTTATAGAAACAGATAAGGATGATGAAGGAAATATCTATCTGGTTATCCATTCCGGCAGCAGAAACTTGGGAAAACAGGTTGCTGAAATCTACCAAAACCTGGCCATAGATCTCTGCTCCGGAAAGGAAGATTACTATATTCAGAGAGAAAATATAATTTCTGAATACAAAAAAGAAGGAAAACGCAATCTTATAGAGAAAGCTTTAAAGGAACTAAAACAAAAATATGATAACCTATTGCCAAGCTATCCAAAGGACTTATGCTTTTTAACTGGAGTTTATAGAGAACGCTATCTTCATGACATGAATATCTGTCAAGAGTATGCAGTATTAAATAGAGAGACCATGGCCGGCATTATTTTGTCAAAGTTGTTGGGTAAAGAATTGTCAGACTTCAAATACTTTCATACAATTCACAACTATATAAACTTCAAAGATAACATAATCAGAAAGGGAAGTATTTCAGCCTATGAAGGAGAAATGGTCCTAATTCCTATCAACATGAGAGACGGAAGCATTCTTGCAGTAGGAAAGGGTAATGCTGATTGGAATTACTCCGCACCCCACGGTGCAGGAAGACTTATGAGCAGAAGCAAGGCCAAGGAAAGCTTAACCCTGGAAGAATACCAAAAGTCTATGGAGGGTATCTTTACAACCTCTGTCAACTACTCAACCCTTGATGAGGCCCCAATGGCCTATAAGCCTATGGAGGAAATTATCAATAATATTGGAGATACCGTTGAAATTCTTAAGATTATAAAGCCTATATACAATTTTAAGGCTGGTGTATGA
- a CDS encoding class I tRNA ligase family protein — translation MKTRYITWVENLKWDWCISRQRYFGNRCI, via the coding sequence ATGAAAACCCGCTATATAACCTGGGTTGAAAACTTAAAATGGGATTGGTGCATATCAAGGCAGAGATATTTCGGAAACCGCTGTATTTGA
- a CDS encoding MerR family transcriptional regulator, with product MDKSYHKVVLNFRLPLYSPVTGGYRIRHKEVSLTYRIGQFSKLSKTTIKTLRYYDEVGLLKPEVVDDFTGYRFYTTDQLVKLHYIQLVIKKLKLR from the coding sequence ATGGACAAGTCTTATCATAAAGTGGTACTAAACTTTAGATTACCTCTTTACTCTCCCGTTACTGGAGGATATAGAATAAGACACAAGGAAGTGAGTCTAACGTATCGCATTGGCCAATTTTCAAAGCTGAGCAAGACAACAATAAAAACTCTTCGATATTATGATGAGGTAGGGCTGCTTAAACCAGAAGTTGTAGACGACTTTACAGGGTACAGATTTTATACAACCGACCAGCTAGTTAAGCTTCACTATATTCAATTAGTGATCAAGAAATTAAAGTTAAGATGA
- a CDS encoding glutathione peroxidase yields MSIYDFSAKTIEGQEVSLENFKGKVLIIANTASKCGFTPQYADLQKLYEKYKDQGLEILAFPCNQFGEQEPGSNSEVKTFCQINYGVDFQVFEKVDVKGAEAHPLFKYLTVEAPFKGFDKSTPMGKILYNVLSEKYPENLVGDSIKWNFTKFLIDREGKVVKRFEPTSEPFDMEEDIKKLL; encoded by the coding sequence ATGAGTATATATGATTTTTCAGCAAAGACAATTGAGGGACAGGAGGTTTCTTTAGAGAACTTCAAAGGAAAGGTTTTAATAATTGCTAATACTGCTAGTAAATGTGGGTTTACACCACAGTATGCAGATCTTCAGAAGCTTTACGAAAAGTACAAGGATCAGGGGTTAGAGATATTAGCTTTTCCTTGTAATCAATTTGGTGAGCAGGAACCGGGCAGCAACAGTGAAGTAAAGACCTTCTGCCAAATAAACTACGGCGTAGACTTCCAGGTTTTTGAGAAAGTTGATGTAAAAGGAGCAGAGGCTCATCCCTTATTTAAGTATCTTACTGTAGAAGCCCCCTTTAAAGGTTTCGATAAGAGTACTCCAATGGGTAAGATACTTTATAATGTACTTAGCGAAAAATATCCTGAAAATTTAGTGGGAGACTCAATAAAGTGGAATTTTACTAAGTTCCTGATTGATAGAGAGGGTAAAGTTGTAAAGAGATTTGAACCTACTTCTGAACCTTTTGATATGGAAGAGGACATAAAGAAATTATTATAA
- the aspS gene encoding aspartate--tRNA(Asn) ligase — translation MERVLLKNLKEKLNEKVMVKGWVHRIRALKSVTFLILRDRSDLVQCVVDKSIDISGIKNEAVVELEAVVQPGKNSLHEYELVVSGIKLLNKVEEELPLEINKEDLEVSLETMLNNRVLSLRNPKKNAIFKIQHIILTGFREFLSKEGFTEIITPKIVAEGAEGGTALFKLNYFGKNAYLSQSPQFYKQMMVAAGYERVFEIGTFFRAEEHDTSRHLNQYTSMDLEMGFIEDENDVMDMEEGLLKYILEKLSTEAAQYFELLKAELSQISAPIPRIEFKEALAILRDNFNKVITDNDLDPEGEKLLSQYAKNVLNSDFIFVTNYSRKKRPMYTMPKGEEGTRSFDLIFKGMEITSGGQRIHDYNMLVESFKSKGLNPEDFSSYVNVFKYGVPPHGGLAIGLERFLALLLGISNVRETTLFPRDRSRLVP, via the coding sequence ATGGAAAGAGTATTGTTAAAGAATCTTAAGGAAAAGCTGAATGAAAAGGTAATGGTTAAAGGTTGGGTTCATAGAATCAGAGCCCTGAAGAGTGTCACATTTTTAATATTGAGAGACAGAAGTGACTTAGTACAGTGCGTGGTGGATAAAAGTATTGATATAAGTGGGATTAAAAATGAGGCTGTTGTTGAATTGGAGGCTGTGGTGCAGCCTGGGAAAAATTCGCTACATGAATATGAACTGGTTGTTAGCGGCATCAAATTGTTAAACAAGGTTGAAGAAGAACTGCCTTTGGAGATCAACAAGGAAGACCTGGAGGTTTCCCTTGAAACCATGCTTAATAACAGAGTATTAAGTCTTAGAAATCCAAAGAAAAATGCCATATTTAAAATTCAGCATATTATTTTGACTGGCTTCAGGGAGTTTTTATCTAAGGAAGGTTTTACTGAAATTATTACTCCTAAAATCGTTGCCGAGGGGGCTGAAGGTGGTACTGCACTGTTCAAACTAAACTACTTTGGAAAGAATGCCTATCTGTCTCAAAGTCCTCAGTTCTATAAACAGATGATGGTAGCTGCAGGCTATGAAAGGGTTTTTGAAATAGGGACTTTCTTCAGGGCAGAAGAGCATGACACCAGCAGACACCTAAACCAGTACACAAGCATGGACTTGGAGATGGGCTTTATCGAAGACGAAAATGATGTTATGGACATGGAAGAGGGCCTGCTTAAATATATATTGGAAAAACTATCTACAGAGGCGGCCCAATACTTTGAACTATTAAAAGCTGAACTTTCACAAATATCAGCACCTATACCAAGAATAGAATTTAAAGAGGCCCTAGCTATACTCAGGGATAACTTCAATAAGGTTATCACTGACAATGACTTAGACCCTGAAGGGGAAAAACTTTTAAGCCAGTATGCTAAGAATGTGTTAAATTCAGACTTCATATTTGTCACTAACTACAGCAGAAAAAAGAGGCCTATGTACACTATGCCAAAGGGCGAAGAGGGTACCAGATCTTTTGACTTGATATTCAAAGGGATGGAAATTACCTCCGGAGGTCAAAGAATCCATGACTATAATATGCTGGTGGAAAGCTTCAAGAGCAAAGGTCTAAACCCTGAGGACTTCAGTAGCTATGTCAATGTCTTTAAGTATGGCGTACCTCCCCATGGTGGTCTTGCAATTGGCTTAGAAAGATTCTTAGCCCTGCTACTGGGCATAAGCAATGTCAGAGAGACAACCTTATTCCCTAGAGACAGAAGCAGATTAGTACCTTAA
- a CDS encoding VCBS repeat-containing protein, whose amino-acid sequence MYKFFCPRQMIYFNGYSAHILDFKQGDINGDGYIDNIFLMGDKPYEMQSPFVTNINLVVQDGFTREYIRVPIKEGSGYNPTIFPGDFTGDRVDDIVVYIDSGGSGAMLYSYIYSFIDNKPKLLFDFETFNEDYKYQVNYRDNYKVEVISERTDTMYTIDIQYKGEEYLWEIYDKNGRLKEPIEGFVNPISGLYPIDFERDGVYELRAVQKIAGRYNADAIGYVETDLKWDGREFKTWRQQVAIFGEDVKFV is encoded by the coding sequence ATGTATAAATTTTTTTGTCCAAGACAGATGATTTATTTTAATGGGTATAGTGCACATATTTTAGACTTCAAACAGGGCGATATAAATGGAGATGGATATATAGATAATATTTTTCTTATGGGAGATAAGCCCTATGAGATGCAAAGTCCCTTTGTAACCAATATCAATCTGGTGGTTCAGGATGGCTTTACTAGGGAATATATAAGGGTTCCTATAAAGGAAGGGTCCGGATATAACCCTACGATTTTTCCAGGAGATTTCACCGGAGATCGGGTGGATGATATCGTTGTATATATAGACTCAGGGGGAAGCGGGGCTATGCTGTACAGCTATATTTATTCATTTATAGATAACAAGCCCAAGTTATTATTTGACTTTGAAACCTTTAATGAGGATTATAAATACCAGGTTAATTACAGGGATAACTATAAGGTTGAAGTAATAAGTGAGAGAACTGATACAATGTATACCATAGACATTCAGTACAAAGGAGAGGAATACCTGTGGGAGATCTATGATAAAAATGGAAGGCTAAAGGAACCTATAGAGGGCTTTGTCAATCCTATAAGCGGCTTATATCCTATAGACTTTGAAAGAGATGGAGTCTATGAACTGAGAGCAGTACAAAAGATTGCCGGAAGATATAACGCCGATGCCATTGGATATGTTGAAACAGACCTAAAATGGGATGGCAGGGAATTTAAGACCTGGAGACAGCAGGTTGCTATTTTTGGTGAAGATGTGAAGTTTGTTTAA
- a CDS encoding nucleoside deaminase: MWNDLNEIWKEAFSLAWESYRRNSIPIGAVIVDSQGNIVSRGRNRIFDGESQNPLAGTDMAHAEMTAMLNLKLDEHPEVRSYCMYTTMEPCPMCFGTMVMNSIRNIKFADRDGYAGATELNEKSRYIKNKGISITKADDEMETFQIVLQTAFEYKRNNSGSEVVLDKWREYCNIGVNLGKQLNEEGYFENAAAQGKNISVIYDEVISYIGHRD, encoded by the coding sequence ATGTGGAATGATCTAAATGAAATATGGAAAGAGGCCTTTAGTTTAGCTTGGGAATCATATAGGAGAAATTCAATTCCAATCGGCGCTGTTATTGTTGATTCTCAAGGAAACATAGTATCAAGAGGAAGAAACAGAATCTTTGATGGTGAAAGTCAAAATCCTTTAGCAGGAACAGATATGGCACATGCAGAGATGACGGCCATGTTAAATTTGAAGTTGGACGAGCATCCAGAGGTAAGAAGCTACTGTATGTATACAACTATGGAACCTTGCCCTATGTGTTTTGGAACTATGGTAATGAATAGCATAAGAAACATAAAGTTTGCAGACAGAGATGGTTACGCCGGAGCTACAGAACTTAATGAGAAATCTCGCTATATCAAAAATAAAGGTATAAGTATTACTAAAGCTGATGATGAAATGGAAACATTTCAAATTGTCTTACAGACAGCCTTTGAGTACAAGAGAAATAATAGTGGATCAGAGGTAGTACTAGATAAGTGGAGGGAATATTGTAATATTGGTGTGAATTTGGGTAAGCAGTTGAATGAGGAAGGGTATTTCGAAAATGCTGCCGCTCAAGGAAAAAATATTTCAGTAATTTACGATGAAGTTATATCATATATAGGGCATAGGGACTGA